One stretch of Variovorax sp. 54 DNA includes these proteins:
- a CDS encoding UPF0280 family protein, translating to MSAQRTALDASRWHFNHGPIDIVAEAHGDPYAVAAAHDAAWARFGHVLDELVRELPQLRLPVTARQRPRGVVARRMWDACDAFSPLFLTPMAAVAGSVAQELIAFYDRPGIERAWINNGGDIALHLAPGHSARVGVFADLARFDWRDSRVLTTDGQFELHADQPVRGVATSGWRGRSFSLGIADSVTVLAATAAQADAAATVIANAVDVADALIQRKPASDCKDDSDLGDTLVTVDVPTLAPAQVHHALDAGAACAHALQKRELVWAVLLVCQGQWRLVEPLCSKSLDVALPDAVGSVFA from the coding sequence ATGTCCGCCCAACGTACAGCGCTCGACGCGAGCCGCTGGCATTTCAACCACGGCCCGATCGACATCGTGGCCGAAGCACACGGCGACCCGTACGCCGTCGCCGCCGCGCACGACGCCGCGTGGGCGCGCTTCGGCCATGTGCTCGACGAACTCGTGCGCGAACTGCCGCAGCTGCGATTGCCCGTGACCGCACGCCAGCGCCCGCGCGGTGTCGTCGCGCGGCGCATGTGGGACGCCTGCGATGCTTTTTCGCCGCTGTTCCTCACGCCCATGGCGGCCGTGGCCGGCAGCGTGGCGCAGGAACTCATCGCCTTCTACGACCGGCCCGGCATCGAGCGCGCGTGGATCAACAACGGCGGCGACATCGCGCTGCACCTCGCGCCCGGCCACTCGGCACGCGTGGGCGTGTTCGCCGACCTCGCACGCTTCGACTGGCGCGACAGCCGCGTGCTCACCACCGACGGCCAGTTCGAACTGCACGCCGACCAACCCGTGCGCGGCGTTGCCACCAGCGGCTGGCGCGGGCGCAGTTTCTCGCTGGGCATCGCCGACAGCGTGACGGTGTTGGCCGCCACCGCGGCGCAGGCCGATGCCGCCGCCACCGTGATCGCCAACGCCGTCGATGTGGCCGACGCCCTCATCCAGCGCAAGCCCGCCAGCGACTGCAAGGACGACAGCGACCTCGGCGACACCCTCGTCACCGTCGACGTGCCGACGCTGGCGCCCGCGCAGGTGCACCATGCACTCGATGCGGGCGCGGCGTGCGCCCACGCGTTGCAGAAAAGGGAGCTCGTGTGGGCCGTTCTGCTCGTTTGCCAGGGGCAGTGGCGGCTGGTGGAACCCTTATGCTCGAAGTCGCTGGACGTCGCGCTGCCCGATGCAGTTGGTTCAGTATTTGCTTAA
- a CDS encoding TetR family transcriptional regulator has product MADSRSVSKPKPQRRTGVREAAAQATRDSILKAATKVFAKYGYDGGSVEKISKAAKSYDRMIYYYFGSKEGLFIAVLEGIYQRMDDAEAAIALDASRPVEALTEVIRFVLGYYRKNPEFVTLLNTENLHKGRHISKSLRAREYSSRAVAIISEILASGGAQGLFRTDLVARDIYLLIASTGYFYTSNRHTLTAFLGEPMESPEAIRHWEDFVIETLLRTVRADDIQEQDNTTPPHEDTTKWQKSQPAQSRARSSSRT; this is encoded by the coding sequence ATGGCCGACTCCCGCTCCGTCAGCAAGCCCAAGCCCCAGCGCCGCACCGGCGTGCGCGAGGCCGCGGCCCAGGCCACGCGCGACAGCATCCTCAAGGCGGCGACCAAGGTGTTCGCCAAGTACGGCTACGACGGCGGCAGCGTGGAGAAGATCTCCAAGGCCGCCAAGTCGTACGACCGGATGATCTATTACTACTTCGGCAGCAAAGAGGGCCTGTTCATCGCGGTGCTCGAAGGCATCTACCAGCGCATGGACGACGCCGAGGCCGCGATCGCGCTCGACGCCTCGCGGCCCGTGGAAGCGCTCACCGAAGTCATCCGCTTCGTGCTCGGCTACTACCGCAAGAACCCCGAGTTCGTCACCCTGCTGAACACCGAGAACCTGCACAAGGGCCGGCACATCTCGAAGTCGCTGCGGGCGCGCGAGTACTCGTCGCGGGCGGTGGCCATCATTTCTGAAATTCTGGCCAGCGGCGGCGCCCAGGGCCTGTTCCGCACCGACCTCGTGGCGCGCGACATCTACCTGCTGATTGCATCCACCGGCTATTTCTACACCTCGAACCGGCACACGCTCACGGCCTTCCTCGGCGAGCCGATGGAGTCGCCCGAGGCGATTCGGCACTGGGAAGATTTCGTGATCGAGACCCTGCTGCGCACCGTGCGCGCGGACGACATCCAGGAACAAGACAACACCACCCCACCCCACGAGGACACCACGAAATGGCAGAAATCGCAGCCGGCGCAAAGTCGGGCAAGGTCGTCATCAAGAACATAG
- a CDS encoding amidohydrolase family protein, translating to MAEIAAGAKSGKVVIKNIGLLLSGDIDKPILDADTLVVNDGLIVAIGKEKDCDLEGAQTVIDARKTCVAPGLIDSHVHPVFGDWTPRQGQIGWIDSTMHGGVTTMISAGEVHLPGRPKDIVGLKALAITAQRAFDNFRPGGVKVLAGAPVIEKGMVESDFKELAGAGVGLLGEVGLGSVKAGYEAKEMVAWARKYGIQSTIHTGGPSIPGSGLIDKDVVLEADADIIGHINGGHTSLPEAHVCELCEKSTRAIEIVHNGNEKVAIAAAKAALELKCPHRVILGTDGPAGSGVQPLGILRMVAMLSSIANIPAELVFCFATGNTAKIRKLNCGLIEVGRDADFVFMDRAQHSPAPGLLESVQLGDIPGVGMVMIDGLVRCGRSRNTPPATEIPVVVSGGH from the coding sequence ATGGCAGAAATCGCAGCCGGCGCAAAGTCGGGCAAGGTCGTCATCAAGAACATAGGGCTGCTGCTCTCGGGCGACATCGACAAGCCCATCCTCGACGCCGACACCCTGGTGGTGAACGACGGCCTGATCGTCGCCATCGGCAAGGAAAAAGACTGCGACCTCGAAGGCGCGCAGACCGTGATCGACGCGCGCAAGACCTGCGTCGCGCCCGGCCTCATCGACAGCCACGTGCACCCGGTTTTCGGCGACTGGACGCCGCGCCAGGGCCAGATCGGCTGGATCGATTCGACCATGCACGGCGGCGTGACCACCATGATTTCTGCGGGCGAGGTGCACCTGCCGGGCCGCCCGAAAGACATCGTCGGACTGAAGGCATTGGCCATCACCGCGCAGCGCGCCTTCGACAACTTCCGCCCCGGCGGCGTGAAGGTGCTGGCGGGCGCGCCGGTGATCGAAAAGGGCATGGTCGAGAGCGACTTCAAGGAACTCGCCGGAGCCGGCGTGGGCCTGCTCGGCGAAGTGGGCCTGGGCTCGGTGAAGGCCGGCTACGAGGCGAAAGAGATGGTGGCCTGGGCGCGCAAGTACGGCATCCAGAGCACGATCCACACGGGCGGCCCGTCGATCCCGGGCTCGGGCCTGATCGACAAGGACGTGGTGCTCGAGGCCGACGCCGACATCATCGGCCACATCAACGGCGGCCACACCTCGCTGCCCGAGGCGCATGTGTGCGAGCTGTGCGAGAAGAGCACGCGCGCCATCGAGATCGTGCACAACGGCAACGAGAAGGTCGCCATCGCGGCGGCCAAGGCCGCGCTCGAACTGAAGTGTCCGCACCGCGTGATCCTCGGCACCGACGGGCCCGCGGGCTCGGGCGTGCAGCCGCTGGGCATCCTGCGCATGGTGGCGATGCTGTCGTCGATCGCGAACATTCCGGCCGAGCTGGTGTTCTGCTTTGCGACCGGCAACACGGCAAAGATCCGCAAGCTCAACTGCGGCCTGATCGAAGTGGGCCGCGACGCCGACTTCGTCTTCATGGACCGCGCGCAGCATTCGCCCGCACCGGGCCTGCTCGAAAGCGTGCAGCTGGGCGACATCCCGGGCGTGGGCATGGTGATGATCGACGGCCTCGTGCGCTGCGGCCGCAGCCGGAACACGCCGCCGGCGACGGAGATTCCGGTGGTGGTGTCGGGCGGGCACTGA
- a CDS encoding ArnT family glycosyltransferase, giving the protein MIACWGAGRAVLARLRPPSRRDAWLEAAMAAALGVGLYICAFQALAIFGLFRREATLGLVGAGVVAAAWQWRGWRADVRALRAAAPVAPPWSRFERIAAIALALVALPALVAPLAPPAAFDELMYHLPYARLVAQQGTLGIHDWLRYPWFPYNYNLLYAAALQVGDDVLPHFLNALAGALSVLMIFRIGILHANRLTACIGAAIWLGMGDYANALIDMGVALFVLSAFVALWWWRESEPLRDGTRWLSLAAFCLGVAAGSKYQALIFLPLVALFVVRHERRVWRAWAPALLCFLIPCIYWYARNAVMTGDPFNPIGARVFGFSEWIPADYVQQVADVRDHAEMPNALIWSVFLAPFSVWWKRSAAVRAAGWFCLYSVAVWVVTSRYPRYLMASFPLLALTAAVGWQALGSWIAAGVRRLRGTQATATSTGPRSGAGIGDWVVVLLLAVLAAVSVGQTATKVSMISLTPESREAFLRKHVPGYGVMDYVRRHVTGRVYQIALNEAIYYGPNPIWGDTLGRWRYRDYLLMSPGDTARKLAAEGFTTVVMSPEMVKVLSARPDFDKYYGLLHEQDGSRAYRLLPATALTAP; this is encoded by the coding sequence GTGATCGCCTGCTGGGGTGCCGGCCGCGCGGTGCTCGCGCGCCTGCGTCCCCCGTCGCGCCGCGACGCCTGGCTCGAAGCCGCCATGGCGGCCGCGCTCGGTGTCGGCCTCTACATCTGTGCCTTCCAGGCGCTGGCCATCTTCGGACTCTTCCGCCGCGAGGCCACGCTGGGCCTGGTCGGCGCGGGCGTCGTGGCCGCCGCGTGGCAGTGGCGCGGCTGGCGTGCCGACGTGCGCGCGCTGCGCGCAGCCGCGCCCGTCGCCCCGCCATGGAGCCGCTTCGAACGCATCGCCGCCATCGCGCTGGCGCTGGTCGCGCTGCCCGCGCTGGTGGCGCCGCTCGCGCCGCCGGCCGCCTTCGACGAGCTGATGTACCACCTGCCCTATGCACGCCTCGTGGCGCAGCAGGGCACGCTGGGCATCCACGACTGGCTGCGCTACCCCTGGTTCCCGTACAACTACAACCTGCTGTATGCCGCCGCACTGCAGGTGGGCGACGACGTGCTGCCGCACTTCCTCAATGCCCTGGCGGGTGCGCTGTCGGTGCTGATGATCTTCCGCATCGGCATCCTGCACGCCAACCGGCTCACTGCCTGCATCGGCGCGGCCATCTGGCTGGGCATGGGCGACTACGCCAACGCGCTGATCGACATGGGCGTGGCGCTGTTCGTGCTGTCGGCCTTCGTGGCGCTGTGGTGGTGGCGCGAATCCGAGCCTTTGCGCGACGGCACGCGCTGGCTGTCGCTGGCGGCGTTCTGCCTCGGCGTGGCAGCGGGCTCCAAGTACCAGGCGCTGATCTTCCTGCCGCTGGTGGCGCTGTTCGTGGTGCGCCACGAGCGCCGCGTGTGGCGCGCCTGGGCGCCGGCGCTGCTGTGCTTTTTGATTCCGTGCATCTACTGGTACGCGCGCAACGCGGTCATGACGGGCGACCCCTTCAACCCGATCGGCGCGCGCGTGTTCGGCTTCAGCGAATGGATTCCGGCCGATTACGTGCAGCAGGTTGCCGACGTGCGCGACCACGCCGAGATGCCCAACGCGCTGATCTGGTCGGTGTTCCTCGCGCCCTTCAGCGTGTGGTGGAAGCGCTCTGCCGCCGTGCGCGCGGCGGGCTGGTTCTGCCTGTACTCCGTGGCCGTGTGGGTCGTGACCTCGCGCTACCCGCGCTACCTCATGGCCTCGTTCCCGCTGCTGGCACTGACCGCCGCCGTGGGCTGGCAGGCGCTGGGCAGCTGGATCGCGGCGGGCGTGCGCCGCCTGCGCGGAACCCAAGCGACGGCAACATCCACCGGTCCGCGCAGCGGCGCCGGCATCGGCGACTGGGTCGTGGTGCTGCTGCTGGCCGTGCTGGCGGCCGTGTCGGTCGGCCAGACGGCCACCAAGGTGTCGATGATCTCGCTCACGCCCGAGAGCCGCGAAGCGTTCTTGCGCAAGCACGTGCCGGGCTACGGTGTCATGGACTATGTGCGCCGCCACGTGACCGGCCGCGTGTACCAGATCGCGCTGAACGAGGCGATCTACTACGGCCCCAACCCGATCTGGGGCGACACGCTCGGGCGCTGGCGCTACCGCGACTACCTGCTGATGTCGCCCGGCGACACGGCGCGCAAGCTGGCCGCCGAGGGCTTCACCACCGTCGTCATGTCGCCCGAGATGGTGAAAGTGCTCAGTGCGCGGCCCGACTTCGACAAATACTATGGCCTGCTGCACGAACAAGACGGCAGCCGGGCCTACCGACTCCTTCCGGCGACCGCCCTGACCGCACCATGA
- a CDS encoding 6-hydroxynicotinate reductase gives MTEHTKTDGLPGMDMPLVAEAGSTAFGKAPPRNEKMSTAKVECNACPVLCQISDGRTGACDRYANRQGVLVRVDPVVLLRRTLASEQPALVPFDRPGAEVAEADATPDWNGDLLHADEVFVTGVGSSTTYPDYKPAPFIVASKAQGVDMVTVVTEGIFSYCSFKVKIDTDRFLGAEQANVRYKGEVVGHVTTAEYGSQMLSLGGVHHLTGGSKKEGRMTAELMQLLGNKQAVECTIDGGASLVVQAGKAPIVNGVEEQRMRVGCGSAAVGIFARQFAGVADEVVVVDDHITGVLTEHQAGRCLDMTPSGIQMLGRKSTPGRYFQVANPGNGWGGTDIADPLSIIEGWEEGVARPGLRLLMTSTTGEHAQWYVLDDALKPIEQQMPPEVRRIVDRIGENCEPSLCTVLFLGGAGGSLRAGVTENPVLLTRAIKRALVNVTCGGAPAYVWPGGGITVMADVMRMPDHSFGTVPTPAIVAPIEFSMRRADYEALGGHVEHIFPLEQALARGAWQEDGAPLARQWLVIDDANPWPLGHAPMLG, from the coding sequence ATGACTGAACACACCAAGACAGACGGATTGCCCGGCATGGACATGCCTCTGGTTGCCGAGGCCGGCAGCACCGCCTTCGGCAAGGCGCCGCCGCGCAACGAGAAGATGAGCACCGCCAAGGTCGAGTGCAACGCCTGCCCGGTGCTGTGCCAGATCTCCGACGGCCGCACCGGTGCCTGCGACCGCTACGCCAACCGCCAGGGCGTGCTGGTGCGTGTCGATCCGGTGGTGCTGCTGCGCCGCACGCTTGCCAGCGAACAGCCGGCACTCGTGCCCTTCGATCGCCCTGGTGCCGAAGTGGCCGAGGCAGACGCAACGCCCGACTGGAACGGCGACCTGCTGCACGCCGACGAGGTCTTCGTCACCGGCGTGGGCTCGTCCACCACGTACCCCGACTACAAGCCCGCGCCCTTCATCGTGGCTTCCAAAGCCCAGGGCGTCGACATGGTCACCGTCGTCACCGAAGGCATCTTCAGCTACTGCAGCTTCAAGGTGAAGATCGACACCGACCGCTTCCTGGGCGCCGAGCAGGCCAACGTGCGCTACAAGGGCGAGGTCGTGGGCCATGTCACCACGGCCGAATACGGCTCGCAGATGCTGTCGCTGGGCGGCGTGCACCACCTCACGGGCGGCAGCAAGAAGGAAGGCCGCATGACGGCCGAGCTGATGCAGTTGCTGGGCAACAAGCAGGCGGTCGAATGCACCATCGACGGCGGCGCCAGCCTCGTCGTCCAGGCCGGCAAGGCGCCCATCGTCAACGGCGTCGAAGAGCAGCGCATGCGCGTGGGCTGCGGCTCGGCGGCCGTGGGCATCTTCGCGCGCCAGTTCGCCGGCGTGGCCGACGAGGTGGTGGTGGTCGACGACCACATCACCGGCGTGCTCACCGAACACCAGGCCGGCCGCTGCCTCGACATGACGCCCTCGGGCATCCAGATGCTGGGCCGCAAGTCGACGCCGGGGCGCTACTTCCAGGTCGCGAACCCGGGCAACGGCTGGGGCGGCACCGACATCGCCGACCCGCTTTCGATCATCGAAGGCTGGGAAGAGGGCGTGGCCCGCCCCGGCCTGCGACTGCTCATGACCTCGACCACCGGCGAGCACGCGCAGTGGTACGTGCTCGATGACGCACTGAAGCCCATCGAACAGCAGATGCCGCCCGAGGTGCGCCGCATCGTCGATCGCATCGGCGAGAACTGCGAGCCTTCGCTGTGCACCGTGCTGTTCCTCGGCGGCGCCGGCGGCAGCCTGCGCGCGGGCGTCACCGAGAACCCGGTGCTGCTCACGCGCGCCATCAAGCGCGCGCTGGTCAACGTCACCTGCGGCGGCGCGCCGGCCTATGTGTGGCCCGGCGGCGGCATCACCGTGATGGCCGACGTCATGCGCATGCCCGATCACAGCTTCGGCACCGTGCCCACGCCGGCCATCGTGGCGCCCATCGAGTTCAGCATGCGGCGCGCCGACTACGAAGCGCTCGGCGGCCACGTCGAACACATCTTCCCGCTCGAACAGGCGCTCGCGCGCGGTGCATGGCAGGAAGACGGCGCACCGCTGGCGCGCCAGTGGCTCGTCATCGACGATGCCAATCCGTGGCCGCTCGGTCACGCCCCGATGCTGGGCTGA
- a CDS encoding GtrA family protein: MKIGREFLSFAVAGVIGLVVDVTVLYLLAPLLGWYGARVVSFLAAATTTWLYNRRYTFAASAAGAATGRSVWREYLGYLTTMLAGAVLNYSAYVLTLHWVEGRWAAALGVAVGSIAGLGVNFLSARYLVFRAK, from the coding sequence ATGAAGATCGGGCGCGAGTTCCTCTCGTTCGCCGTGGCCGGCGTGATCGGCCTCGTGGTGGACGTGACGGTGCTCTACCTGCTGGCGCCGCTGTTGGGCTGGTACGGCGCGCGCGTCGTGTCGTTCCTGGCCGCCGCCACCACCACCTGGCTCTACAACCGCCGCTACACCTTCGCGGCGAGCGCGGCCGGAGCCGCCACGGGGCGCTCGGTCTGGCGCGAATACCTGGGCTACCTCACGACCATGCTGGCCGGTGCGGTGCTGAACTACAGCGCCTACGTGCTCACGCTGCATTGGGTGGAAGGGCGTTGGGCTGCGGCGCTCGGCGTGGCGGTGGGCAGCATCGCGGGGCTGGGGGTGAACTTCCTGTCGGCGCGGTACCTGGTGTTCAGGGCCAAGTAG
- a CDS encoding glycosyltransferase family 2 protein, protein MTDLRPAPVSAMPRIAAVIPCFNEALAITQVIEGFRAALPGAEIHVFDNNSTDDTAAVARAAGAIVTHVAARGKGNVVRRMFADVEADIYVMVDGDATYDTTAAPRLIARLVEGNLDMVVGSRVDDGQDALTYRAGHRFGNWLLTGTVAQLFGGGLTDMLSGYRVFSRRYAKSFPALSQGFEIETELTVHALELRMPYAEEGTAYSTRPEGSHSKLSTYRDGWRILKTIGKLFVSERPLQFFSIVAAVLALGALALAVPLFMTYAHTGLVPRLPTAVLATGAMLAALLSFVCGVVMHTVTLGRQEAKRLRYLAQPCVRESLRAR, encoded by the coding sequence ATGACCGACCTCCGACCCGCTCCCGTGTCCGCCATGCCGCGCATTGCCGCCGTCATTCCCTGCTTCAACGAAGCCCTGGCCATCACCCAGGTGATCGAAGGCTTCCGCGCGGCGCTGCCCGGCGCCGAGATTCACGTCTTCGACAACAACTCCACCGACGACACCGCCGCCGTGGCCCGCGCGGCCGGCGCGATCGTCACGCACGTGGCCGCGCGCGGCAAGGGCAACGTGGTGCGGCGCATGTTCGCCGACGTCGAGGCCGACATCTACGTGATGGTCGACGGCGACGCCACCTACGACACCACCGCCGCGCCGCGCCTCATCGCGCGGCTGGTCGAGGGCAACCTCGACATGGTGGTCGGCAGCCGCGTGGACGACGGCCAGGACGCGCTCACCTACCGCGCCGGCCACCGCTTCGGCAACTGGCTGCTCACGGGCACTGTGGCGCAGCTCTTCGGCGGCGGCCTCACCGACATGCTTTCGGGCTACCGCGTGTTCTCGCGCCGCTATGCCAAGTCGTTCCCCGCGTTGTCGCAGGGCTTCGAGATCGAGACCGAGCTGACCGTGCACGCGCTCGAACTGCGCATGCCCTATGCCGAAGAAGGCACCGCCTACAGCACGCGCCCCGAAGGCTCGCACAGCAAGCTCTCGACCTACCGCGACGGCTGGCGCATTCTGAAGACCATCGGCAAGCTGTTCGTGAGCGAACGGCCGCTGCAGTTCTTCTCGATCGTCGCGGCCGTGCTCGCGCTCGGCGCGCTCGCGCTGGCCGTGCCGCTGTTCATGACCTACGCCCACACCGGCCTGGTGCCGCGGCTGCCCACGGCGGTGCTCGCCACGGGCGCGATGCTGGCGGCGCTGCTGTCCTTCGTCTGCGGCGTGGTGATGCACACCGTCACGCTGGGCCGGCAGGAGGCCAAGCGGCTGCGCTACCTGGCGCAACCCTGCGTGCGCGAGAGCTTGCGCGCACGCTGA
- a CDS encoding ferredoxin--NADP reductase yields the protein MSAFSEERVLSVHHWTDRLFTFTTTRDPSLRFSNGHFTMIGLKVNNKPLLRAYSIVSPNYEEHLEFLSIKVEEGPLTSKLQHIQVGDTIIVGRKPTGTLLIDYTLPAKRLYLFGTGTGLAPFMSIIRDPETYEKFEKVILVHGVRQVDELAYHDLVTDHLPKHEILGEMIEKQLLYYPTVTREEFRNQGRVTDLIESNKLTDDLGLPPLNVEEDRVMLCGSPGLLVDLKHILEKRGFKEGNTSTPGDFVVERAFAEK from the coding sequence ATGAGTGCATTCAGCGAAGAACGCGTCCTGAGCGTCCACCACTGGACCGACCGCCTGTTCACCTTCACCACCACGCGCGACCCGTCGCTGCGCTTCTCGAACGGTCATTTCACGATGATCGGCCTGAAGGTCAACAACAAGCCCCTGCTGCGCGCGTACAGCATCGTGAGCCCCAACTACGAGGAGCACCTCGAGTTCCTGAGCATCAAGGTCGAAGAAGGCCCGCTCACCTCGAAGCTGCAGCACATCCAGGTGGGCGACACCATCATCGTGGGCCGCAAGCCCACGGGCACGCTGCTCATCGACTACACGCTGCCGGCCAAGCGCCTGTACCTGTTCGGCACGGGCACCGGCCTGGCGCCGTTCATGAGCATCATCCGCGACCCCGAGACGTACGAGAAGTTCGAAAAGGTCATCCTGGTGCACGGCGTGCGCCAGGTCGACGAGCTGGCGTACCACGACCTCGTGACCGACCACCTGCCCAAGCACGAGATCCTGGGCGAGATGATCGAAAAGCAGCTGCTGTACTACCCCACGGTCACGCGCGAGGAGTTCCGCAACCAGGGCCGCGTCACCGACCTGATCGAGAGCAACAAGCTCACCGACGACCTCGGCCTGCCTCCGCTCAACGTCGAGGAAGACCGCGTGATGCTGTGCGGCAGCCCCGGCCTGCTGGTCGACCTGAAGCACATCCTGGAAAAGCGCGGCTTCAAGGAAGGCAACACCTCGACGCCGGGCGACTTCGTGGTCGAACGCGCGTTCGCCGAAAAGTAA
- a CDS encoding amino acid synthesis family protein, with protein MTANIRKLVIQVDETRKEMGQDVTPPTRRAVAIAVIENPYAGRYSENLDELIAIGEELGALLGQKAVKALGIEPGQVQSYGKAAIVGERGELEHAAAILHPKLGAPLRVAVEKGAALVPSAKKQGTLGTAIDVPLGHKDAAFVRSHFDAIEARVADAPRANEIVVAVAVTDSGRPLPRIGGLQASEIKGEDGLR; from the coding sequence ATGACCGCCAACATCCGCAAGCTCGTCATTCAAGTGGACGAAACCCGCAAGGAAATGGGGCAAGACGTGACGCCGCCCACGCGCCGCGCCGTCGCCATCGCCGTCATCGAGAACCCCTACGCCGGCCGCTACAGCGAGAACCTCGACGAACTCATCGCCATCGGCGAAGAGCTCGGCGCATTGCTCGGCCAGAAGGCCGTGAAGGCACTGGGCATCGAGCCCGGCCAGGTACAGAGCTACGGCAAGGCCGCCATCGTCGGCGAGCGCGGCGAGCTGGAGCATGCCGCCGCCATCCTGCATCCCAAGCTCGGCGCGCCGCTGCGCGTGGCGGTCGAGAAGGGCGCCGCGCTCGTGCCCTCGGCCAAGAAGCAGGGCACGCTGGGCACCGCCATCGACGTGCCGCTCGGCCACAAGGATGCTGCCTTCGTGCGCAGCCACTTCGACGCCATCGAGGCCCGCGTGGCCGATGCGCCGCGCGCCAACGAGATCGTCGTCGCCGTGGCCGTCACCGACAGCGGCCGTCCGCTGCCGCGCATCGGCGGCCTGCAAGCCAGCGAAATCAAGGGCGAAGACGGTCTTCGTTGA
- a CDS encoding amino acid synthesis family protein, translated as MIEIRRVFTHVEHIHHEFGPRADTPLVRGAIGAVLTNPFAGRYEPDILPMMALLDPVGVDMAHQLHAAMDVPLEQIATYGKGAIVGADGELEHGALWHVPGGYAMRELLGWKGSRAAYTAGKAEEKTGQPANALSIVPSTKKVGPPGATLDVPLTNINASYVRGQFDAIEVRVPGAPLADEIVFILAMSTGYRVHARVGGLLAKDISKWDGLR; from the coding sequence ATGATCGAAATCCGTCGCGTCTTCACCCATGTCGAGCACATCCACCACGAGTTCGGCCCCCGTGCCGACACCCCGCTGGTGCGCGGTGCCATCGGCGCGGTGCTGACCAATCCTTTCGCGGGCCGCTACGAGCCCGACATCCTGCCGATGATGGCGCTGCTCGACCCCGTGGGCGTCGACATGGCGCACCAGCTGCACGCCGCCATGGACGTGCCGCTCGAGCAGATCGCCACCTACGGCAAGGGCGCCATCGTCGGTGCCGACGGCGAGCTCGAGCACGGCGCGCTGTGGCATGTGCCCGGCGGGTACGCCATGCGCGAACTGCTCGGCTGGAAGGGCAGCCGCGCCGCCTACACCGCGGGCAAGGCCGAAGAGAAAACCGGCCAGCCCGCCAACGCGCTGTCGATCGTGCCCTCGACCAAGAAGGTCGGCCCGCCCGGCGCCACGCTCGACGTGCCGCTCACCAACATCAACGCCAGCTACGTGCGCGGCCAGTTCGACGCCATCGAGGTGCGCGTGCCCGGCGCGCCCCTGGCCGACGAGATCGTCTTCATCCTCGCGATGAGCACCGGCTACCGCGTGCATGCGCGCGTCGGCGGCCTGCTCGCGAAGGACATCAGCAAGTGGGACGGCCTGCGCTGA